In Gemmatimonadetes bacterium SCN 70-22, the genomic stretch AGCGCGCCGCGCGGCGGGACGGCCGTGCGCAGCGCCCGCCAGGCCGGTCCCGCGGCTCCGGGAATCCATCGCGCCGCCCGCTCGATGCGCCGAAGCATGAGGTGGCGATCATAGCCCAGAAAGACGTCGTCCCCGCCATCACCGGTGAGCAGCACCTTGGCTGCCGAGCGCGACACGGCCCGCGACACGGTGAGCATGCCCAGCGCCGACGAGACCGCGAACGGCTCGGCATAGGCCGCCACCAGCGTCGACACGTCCGCCTCGTCGTCGGCCGACAGCGGGAGGATCTCATGGCGGATCCCCAGCTGCCGCGCGGTGGCCGCCGCGTCGGACGACTCGTCGGCCTCGTGCCCGGGCGTTCCGGCCGTGTAGGCCGCCACGTCACCGCCGAGGTGCGTGATGGCCCAGCAGACGAGGGCCGAGTCGATGCCGCCGCTGAGCAGTGCCCCCACCGGGACATCGGCCTGGAGGCGGCGCTCCGTGGCCGCCAGGAGCAACTCCTCGGCGCGGTCCACGGCATCGGAGAAACCGAGGCGGAGCGTCCCGGCATCCGGCGGCGTCCAGTAGCACCGCTCGCGGAGCTTCCCGTCCGAGAACTCCACGATGGTCGCCGCCGGGACCTTGCGCGCCCCGGCGTAGATGACGCGCTCGTCGGTGACGTAGCCGTACTCCAGGAACTCGGCCACCGCCAGCGGATCGAGGTCGGCGACCCACCCGCCAGCGCGCAAGGCGCGGACGGTCGAGGCGAAGGCGAGGGTCCCCTCGCGCTGCACGTAGATGAGCGGCTTCACCCCCAGGCGATCGCGAACCAGCCAGAGCGACGCGCGATCGTCATCCCACAGCGCGAAGGCGAACATCCCGCGCAGGCGCTGGACGAGCCCGTCGATCCCCCAGGCGCGATAGCCGCGCAGCAGGACCTCGGTGTCGGTCCGGCTGCGAAAGCGCTCCCCCCCCTGTTCCAGCTGGGCGCGCAGGTCCTTGAAGTTGTAGATGGCCCCGTTGAACACGACGCCAAGCCGCTCGTCCTCGAGCAGCATCGGCTGGTGCCCTGCCGGGCTCAGGTCGAAGATCGCGAGACGCCGGTGCCCGAGGATGGCGCGACGCCAGGCGTGGGTCCCGGCGCTGTCTGGTCCGCGCCGCGCGAGGGCGTCGACCATGGCGTCGACCCGCGCCGCGTAGGGCGACGTGGCGTCGGTGCCGACCAGGCCAGCAATTCCACACATGCGTTCCTGCCAGTTCGAGTGCCGGGGAGTGGGCGATTCGGGCCACCGACGTGGAGCATAATCCGGGCCGTTGTGGCCGGGCAAGCGAATGCGGGACGGGGTCTCGCCCCGCCCCGCATGCGCGCGTGCTGCAACGGCTCCTACGGGATCACCACCCCCGACGTCGCGGACGTGACGGCCGATTGGTTGGCGCCCAGGCCGGTCGCCAGGGCGCTGCTGAGCGATGACACGAAGGTCGCGTTCGGATACCCGCTCTTCTGCGCGCCGATCAGGACGCTCTTCTCGAAGACGATCGTGCCCTGGAAGGCCTGGACGTTCGGCGTCTCGCCGATGCCGTACCAGGAGGAGAAGAAGCCGTATTGGCCGTAGGACGCGATGTTGTTCTGGAAGGCGAAGTTCGTCGCCGCCGGGACGCTCGCGACGTTGATGTACTGCGACAGCGAGCCCGTCGTGCTCATCGTGTTGTTGCGGATGGTGACGTCGGACGCGTTCTGCATGATGCTGATCATGCGCCCGTCGCCGGTGTACGCCCCCACGTTGACGTTCTCCACGATGTTGTGCTCGATGAGGAGCTTGTTGAGCAGCTCGCCGACGGGATAGGTGTTGGAGCCCTCCTTGCCGGTGATCCCGAAGGCCGCCCCCACGTTGCGGATGATGTTGTTGCGGATCGTGATGTCGCGCGTGGC encodes the following:
- a CDS encoding asparagine synthase (glutamine-hydrolyzing) — its product is MCGIAGLVGTDATSPYAARVDAMVDALARRGPDSAGTHAWRRAILGHRRLAIFDLSPAGHQPMLLEDERLGVVFNGAIYNFKDLRAQLEQGGERFRSRTDTEVLLRGYRAWGIDGLVQRLRGMFAFALWDDDRASLWLVRDRLGVKPLIYVQREGTLAFASTVRALRAGGWVADLDPLAVAEFLEYGYVTDERVIYAGARKVPAATIVEFSDGKLRERCYWTPPDAGTLRLGFSDAVDRAEELLLAATERRLQADVPVGALLSGGIDSALVCWAITHLGGDVAAYTAGTPGHEADESSDAAATARQLGIRHEILPLSADDEADVSTLVAAYAEPFAVSSALGMLTVSRAVSRSAAKVLLTGDGGDDVFLGYDRHLMLRRIERAARWIPGAAGPAWRALRTAVPPRGALRRARHLVDYTTGGLGAFLSANDGLPAFKDRGLLGARLREASIPARQRPWSVGAARRVLSDYLAHDVRTQFVAEYMTKVDGATMHYALEARSPFLDQDLWEFAASLPVDVRLHGGTLKAVLRRIAERRIGAQVATGKKRGFTIPVTSWIAGRWGGDVRAALHDSPLAAAGWLDPRGVGPELARRVAPVVSLRARRLVARRARTGERSRRRLTTAPSSPGRPRRHATRQGSAPRRDR